A single window of Pyxidicoccus xibeiensis DNA harbors:
- a CDS encoding SDR family NAD(P)-dependent oxidoreductase, with the protein MADRRKDKDDSRFSPGTLLAAGVGAALGLRKALRSRFQFAGRTVLITGGSRGLGLVMARQLLKEGARVAICGRDEVTLERAREELERAGGEVLAVPCDVRDQVQVEAMVAAVHERWGAVDVLINNAGVIQVGPLESMTLEDFREALDTHLWAPLYTTLAVLPEMKRRGAGRIVNISSVGGKVSIPHLVPYAASKFALVGLSDGLRAELRQDGILVTTVCPGLLRTGSPRNSHFKGNHEAEYAWFLVGDSLPLMSMNAERAARKILEACRRGDAEALVGLPAKLGAVGRALAPNLTAAIAAWVNHVLPQDSSQDRYSGSQSETPLTQSWLTELTRRAAERNNENEVPIH; encoded by the coding sequence ATGGCAGACCGTCGCAAGGACAAGGACGACTCCCGCTTCTCTCCTGGCACCCTGCTCGCCGCCGGCGTCGGCGCGGCCCTGGGGCTGCGCAAGGCGCTGCGCTCCCGCTTCCAGTTCGCCGGACGCACGGTGCTCATCACCGGCGGCTCGCGAGGCCTGGGCCTGGTGATGGCGCGCCAGCTCCTCAAGGAAGGCGCGCGGGTGGCCATCTGCGGCCGCGACGAGGTGACGCTGGAGCGCGCCCGCGAGGAGCTGGAGCGCGCGGGCGGCGAGGTGCTGGCCGTGCCGTGCGACGTGAGAGACCAGGTGCAGGTGGAGGCCATGGTGGCCGCCGTGCACGAGCGCTGGGGCGCGGTGGACGTGCTCATCAACAACGCGGGCGTCATCCAGGTGGGCCCGCTGGAGTCCATGACGCTGGAGGACTTCCGCGAGGCCCTGGACACGCACCTGTGGGCGCCGCTGTACACGACGCTGGCGGTGCTGCCGGAGATGAAGCGGCGCGGCGCCGGCCGCATCGTCAACATCTCCTCCGTGGGCGGCAAGGTGAGCATCCCCCACCTGGTGCCGTACGCGGCGAGCAAGTTCGCGCTGGTGGGCCTGTCGGACGGCCTGCGCGCGGAGCTGCGCCAGGACGGCATCCTCGTCACCACGGTGTGCCCGGGCCTGCTGCGCACGGGCAGCCCGCGCAACTCCCACTTCAAGGGCAACCACGAGGCGGAGTACGCGTGGTTCCTCGTGGGCGACTCGCTGCCCCTCATGTCCATGAACGCCGAGCGGGCCGCGCGGAAGATTTTGGAGGCCTGCCGGCGCGGGGACGCGGAGGCCCTGGTGGGCCTGCCCGCGAAGCTGGGCGCGGTGGGCCGGGCGCTGGCGCCCAACCTGACGGCCGCCATCGCCGCCTGGGTGAACCACGTCCTGCCCCAGGACAGCAGCCAGGACCGCTACTCGGGCAGCCAGAGCGAGACGCCGCTCACCCAGTCCTGGCTCACCGAGCTCACGCGCCGCGCCGCCGAGCGCAACAACGAGAACGAGGTGCCCATCCACTGA
- a CDS encoding aminotransferase class I/II-fold pyridoxal phosphate-dependent enzyme has translation MRIPDFKLERYFARWEFSAPYLLCSSDIEGWRQKDLLALADADALARWEGLTLGYTEAPGLPALRAEIAALYPGLSADDVLTFAGAEEAVFVLMNVLLGKGDHAIVTWPGYQSLYEVARATGADVTLLPLREEDGWALDLDALRRALRPQTRLLVVNFPHNPTGALADRATFDALCALAEERGIQLLSDEVYRLLEYDARDTLPSAVEHTPRGISLGVMSKAFGLAGLRVGWLACRDAELLRRCMAFKDYTTICNSAPSEVLALIALRAKDAVLARSQRLLASNLALLDAFFARHADTFRWVRPRAGSVAFPRLLRDTPVARFAQELVEQEGVLLLPGDVYDFPGNHFRLGLGRANLPDALGRLERFVTRTAS, from the coding sequence ATGCGCATCCCCGACTTCAAGCTGGAGCGGTACTTCGCACGCTGGGAGTTCTCGGCGCCCTACCTCCTGTGCTCCTCGGACATCGAAGGGTGGCGGCAGAAGGACCTGCTGGCGCTCGCCGACGCGGACGCCCTGGCCCGCTGGGAGGGGCTGACGCTCGGCTACACCGAGGCGCCCGGCCTGCCTGCCCTGCGCGCCGAAATCGCCGCCCTGTACCCCGGCCTCTCCGCGGACGACGTGCTCACCTTCGCCGGCGCCGAGGAGGCCGTCTTCGTGCTGATGAACGTGCTGCTGGGGAAGGGGGACCACGCCATCGTCACCTGGCCGGGCTACCAGTCCCTGTACGAGGTGGCGCGCGCCACCGGCGCCGACGTCACGCTGCTGCCGCTGCGCGAGGAGGACGGCTGGGCGTTGGACCTGGACGCCCTGCGCCGCGCGCTCCGGCCCCAGACGCGCCTGCTGGTGGTGAACTTCCCGCACAACCCCACCGGCGCGCTGGCGGACCGCGCCACGTTCGACGCGCTGTGCGCGCTGGCCGAGGAGCGCGGCATCCAGCTGCTGTCCGACGAGGTGTACCGGCTGCTGGAGTACGACGCGCGCGACACGCTGCCCTCCGCCGTCGAGCACACGCCGCGCGGCATCAGCCTGGGCGTCATGTCCAAGGCCTTCGGCCTGGCGGGGCTGCGCGTGGGGTGGCTCGCCTGCCGCGACGCGGAGCTGCTGCGCCGCTGCATGGCCTTCAAGGACTACACGACCATCTGCAACAGCGCCCCCAGCGAGGTGCTCGCGCTCATCGCCCTGCGCGCGAAGGACGCCGTGCTCGCGCGCAGCCAGCGACTCCTCGCCTCGAACCTCGCGCTGCTGGATGCCTTCTTCGCGCGCCACGCGGACACCTTCCGCTGGGTGCGGCCGCGCGCCGGCAGCGTGGCCTTCCCGCGCCTGCTGCGCGACACGCCCGTGGCCCGCTTCGCCCAGGAGCTCGTCGAGCAGGAGGGAGTCCTGCTGCTGCCCGGCGACGTCTACGACTTCCCCGGCAACCACTTCCGGCTGGGCCTGGGCCGCGCCAACCTTCCCGACGCCCTGGGTCGGCTGGAGCGCTTCGTGACGCGCACCGCCAGCTGA
- a CDS encoding type II 3-dehydroquinate dehydratase codes for MGMKLLVLHGPNLNLLGVREGTSGGRLSDLDAALKERAEELGLELKISQSNHEGVLLDTLAAEREAVDGILINPAGLFASYPLKEALEAVGLPAIEVLLKPPARESIVGEACVLQVHGTQSGFEPYLQALDTFASGVFTPGKPESPKTLGRKKDREKEEAPAPSKIAPLALVKSGGKARDKDIEPARALARAAEALVPTKTLGRKTTSAKEEASEAARPGKTLGRGAKTPAPTADLLTRAVVRRKISDRLAGKLTPAELASWARTQWQAVQRGAPAESGHRDLLEETLQNLTLSTLPATKLSDEQLVDMLTRLDE; via the coding sequence ATGGGCATGAAATTGCTGGTGCTGCACGGGCCGAACCTGAACCTGCTCGGCGTACGCGAGGGCACGTCCGGGGGCCGGCTGTCGGACCTGGACGCCGCGCTGAAGGAGCGGGCGGAGGAGCTGGGACTGGAACTCAAAATCTCCCAGTCCAACCATGAAGGCGTGCTGCTGGACACGCTCGCCGCGGAGCGCGAGGCGGTGGACGGCATCCTCATCAACCCCGCGGGCCTGTTCGCCTCGTACCCGCTGAAGGAGGCGCTGGAGGCGGTGGGCCTGCCCGCCATCGAGGTCCTCCTCAAGCCGCCCGCCCGCGAGTCCATCGTGGGCGAGGCCTGCGTCCTCCAGGTGCACGGCACCCAGTCGGGCTTCGAGCCCTACCTCCAGGCGCTGGACACGTTCGCCAGCGGCGTCTTCACGCCCGGCAAGCCGGAGTCGCCGAAGACGCTTGGCCGGAAGAAGGACCGGGAGAAGGAGGAGGCGCCCGCCCCCTCGAAGATAGCTCCGCTCGCGCTGGTGAAGTCCGGCGGGAAGGCCCGGGACAAGGACATCGAGCCCGCCAGGGCCCTGGCCCGCGCCGCCGAGGCGCTGGTGCCCACGAAGACGCTGGGCCGCAAGACGACCTCGGCGAAGGAGGAGGCCTCCGAGGCCGCCCGTCCGGGCAAGACGCTGGGGCGCGGCGCGAAGACGCCGGCTCCGACGGCGGACCTGCTGACGCGGGCGGTGGTGCGGCGGAAGATCTCCGACCGGCTGGCGGGGAAGCTCACCCCGGCCGAGCTGGCCTCCTGGGCCCGCACGCAGTGGCAGGCGGTGCAGCGCGGCGCTCCCGCCGAGAGCGGCCACCGGGACTTGCTGGAGGAGACCCTCCAGAACCTCACCCTCTCCACCCTGCCCGCGACGAAGCTCTCGGATGAGCAGCTCGTGGACATGCTGACCCGGCTCGACGAGTGA
- a CDS encoding MJ1255/VC2487 family glycosyltransferase, with product MRILYGVVGEGMGHATRSRVLLEELTKEHEVHIVVSGRAQDYLKKRFQNVHGIWGLTLAYEGNSVKKWQTVLQNVSGALKGLPQNIRQYFDLVDDFKPDVVVSDFESFSYLFAKTHRLPVISVDNMQVINRCQHEPELLAGYEDSFETSRAIVKAKLPGAFHYLVTTFFYPPVRKRRTTLAPSILRPEILEAKSEPGEHLLVYQTSTTNTALPDILKAAGIPCRVYGLRRDLTEDLVDGNLTYRPFSEKGFIDDLRTSRGVVASGGYTLMSEAVYLRKPVLSVPLVGQFEQIINALYLEKLGYGMYVKELSVDALKEFLTRIPKCQQALQGYEQDGNTKMIAALREQLALAYEHRGHWAMERAES from the coding sequence ATGCGAATCCTCTACGGTGTCGTCGGCGAAGGCATGGGCCATGCGACGCGCTCGCGCGTGCTGCTCGAGGAGCTCACCAAGGAGCACGAGGTCCACATCGTCGTCTCCGGACGGGCCCAGGACTACCTCAAGAAGCGCTTCCAGAACGTCCACGGCATCTGGGGCCTGACGCTGGCGTACGAGGGCAACTCGGTGAAGAAGTGGCAGACGGTGCTCCAGAACGTCTCTGGCGCGCTGAAGGGCCTGCCGCAGAACATCCGCCAGTACTTCGACCTGGTGGACGACTTCAAACCGGACGTGGTGGTCAGCGACTTCGAGTCGTTCAGCTACCTGTTCGCGAAGACGCACCGGCTGCCCGTCATCAGCGTGGACAACATGCAGGTCATCAACCGCTGCCAGCACGAGCCGGAGCTGCTGGCCGGGTACGAGGACAGCTTCGAGACCTCGCGCGCCATCGTGAAGGCGAAGCTGCCGGGGGCCTTCCACTACCTCGTCACCACGTTCTTCTACCCGCCGGTGCGCAAGCGGCGCACCACGCTGGCGCCGTCCATCCTGCGGCCGGAAATCCTGGAGGCGAAGTCGGAGCCGGGCGAGCACCTGCTCGTGTACCAGACGTCGACGACGAACACCGCGCTGCCGGACATCCTCAAGGCCGCGGGCATCCCCTGCCGCGTGTACGGCCTGCGCCGCGACCTCACCGAGGACCTGGTGGACGGCAACCTCACGTACCGGCCGTTCAGCGAGAAGGGCTTCATCGACGACTTGCGCACCTCGCGCGGCGTGGTGGCCAGCGGCGGCTACACGCTGATGAGCGAGGCGGTGTACCTGCGCAAGCCCGTGCTGAGCGTGCCCCTGGTGGGGCAGTTCGAGCAGATCATCAACGCCCTGTACCTGGAGAAGCTGGGGTACGGGATGTACGTGAAGGAGCTGTCCGTGGACGCGCTGAAGGAGTTCCTCACGCGCATCCCGAAGTGCCAGCAGGCGCTCCAGGGCTACGAGCAGGACGGGAACACGAAGATGATTGCCGCCCTGCGCGAGCAGCTGGCCCTGGCCTACGAGCACCGCGGCCACTGGGCCATGGAGCGGGCCGAGTCGTAG
- a CDS encoding LysR family transcriptional regulator, whose translation MQLESLKMFCDVVETGSFSRAAQLNHVTQSAVSQQIRALENRYEQKLLSRSARQVTPTPAGERLFRGCKEILARFAEVEQEIREQATEVAGTSTVSTIYSVGLHELNAVQKQLLKAHPKVNMRLNYRRNDQVYDDVILGAAEIGIVAYPQPRAGVDILPFRDDKLAVVCAPNHSFATKAKVSLTALSGVPFIAFDREAPTRKALDRLFREKNIDINPVMEMDNVETIKRAVEMGLGVAILPMATSVSEVKAGSLVAKPFAEGPVSRPIGLLIRKGKYLDRASAAVLDAFKAAANLPATDDT comes from the coding sequence ATGCAGCTCGAATCCCTGAAGATGTTTTGCGACGTGGTGGAGACGGGCTCGTTCTCCCGGGCTGCCCAGCTCAACCACGTCACGCAGTCGGCGGTCAGCCAGCAGATCCGCGCGCTGGAGAACCGCTATGAGCAGAAGCTCTTATCGCGCAGCGCGCGTCAGGTGACGCCGACGCCCGCGGGGGAGCGGCTGTTCCGTGGCTGCAAGGAAATCCTCGCGCGCTTCGCGGAGGTGGAGCAGGAGATTCGCGAGCAGGCGACGGAGGTCGCCGGCACCAGCACGGTGTCCACCATCTACTCGGTGGGTCTGCACGAGCTGAACGCGGTGCAGAAGCAGCTGCTCAAGGCGCACCCCAAGGTGAACATGCGGCTGAACTACCGCCGCAACGACCAGGTGTACGACGACGTCATCCTGGGCGCGGCGGAGATTGGCATCGTCGCCTACCCGCAGCCGCGCGCGGGCGTGGACATCCTCCCGTTCCGCGACGACAAGCTGGCCGTCGTCTGCGCGCCCAACCACTCCTTCGCCACCAAGGCGAAGGTGAGCCTCACCGCGCTGTCCGGCGTGCCCTTCATCGCCTTCGACCGCGAGGCCCCCACGCGCAAGGCGCTGGACCGCCTCTTCCGCGAGAAGAACATCGACATCAACCCGGTGATGGAGATGGACAACGTGGAGACCATCAAGCGGGCGGTGGAGATGGGCCTGGGCGTGGCCATCCTCCCCATGGCCACCTCGGTCAGCGAGGTGAAGGCCGGCTCGCTGGTGGCCAAGCCCTTCGCCGAGGGGCCCGTGTCGCGCCCCATCGGCCTGCTCATCCGCAAGGGCAAGTACCTGGACCGCGCGTCCGCCGCCGTCCTGGATGCGTTCAAGGCCGCCGCCAACCTGCCGGCGACCGACGACACCTGA
- a CDS encoding peroxiredoxin family protein — protein sequence MPTLDIPIKLLDPTGGWVNAPVHVSELDELPVLLHFFSMKQVHGTADFDELKRFIAEFAPRGLRVISVDVTHSEKELRDTNAVEAFARKHELRHPIAVDDGSMAQAYGVTETPAWLVFDAESGRLRHHFTGRNGAHHARQVLDRFTRYDTSAAAPAP from the coding sequence ATGCCGACGCTCGACATCCCCATCAAACTGCTGGACCCGACGGGCGGTTGGGTCAACGCCCCCGTCCATGTCTCGGAGCTGGATGAGCTGCCCGTCCTCCTCCACTTCTTCTCCATGAAACAGGTGCACGGCACCGCGGACTTCGACGAGCTGAAGCGCTTCATCGCGGAGTTCGCCCCGCGCGGCCTGCGCGTCATCAGCGTGGACGTCACGCACTCCGAGAAGGAGCTGCGAGACACCAACGCGGTGGAGGCCTTCGCGCGCAAGCACGAGCTGCGTCACCCCATCGCCGTGGACGACGGCTCCATGGCCCAGGCCTACGGCGTGACGGAGACGCCGGCCTGGCTGGTGTTCGACGCGGAGTCCGGCCGGCTGCGCCACCACTTCACCGGCCGCAACGGCGCGCACCACGCGCGGCAGGTGCTGGACCGCTTCACCCGGTACGACACCTCGGCCGCGGCCCCCGCGCCCTGA
- the rsmB gene encoding 16S rRNA (cytosine(967)-C(5))-methyltransferase RsmB, which translates to MNARALAIQVLARVRATDAYLNVVLDTLLSESPPKDPRDAGLVTELAYGTTRRQLALDYAITRFADRKLDALEDKVLAALRVGAYQIFHTRIPARAAVAETVQALKEVGLSRATGFTNAILRKLAELPGPPLPPASNTLEHLSVRESHPKWLVERWIRQFGPERAEAMLVANNLSPAVVVRANTAKVTRDALLTQLQEAGVEAKATTVSPLGIILPPVGRVEDVYGYSEGLWQVQDEAAQLVGVYGAIPETARVLDACAAPGGKACHLAQEHEEVVAVDLHANKLRKIEAEAKRLGLSGRLKAYAHDASEPFPEAWGEFHAVLVDAPCSGLGTLRRHPELRYRRKEEDLSRLATLQRRILENCQEAVPGGGLLVYAVCTVEAQEAQDQVEMFLRSHPEWTAEPPVLQGLKLPLTQAYLRTLPGPEGFDGFFAARLRKLY; encoded by the coding sequence ATGAACGCCCGCGCACTCGCCATCCAGGTGCTCGCGCGCGTCCGCGCCACGGACGCGTACCTCAACGTGGTGCTGGACACGCTGCTGTCCGAGTCACCGCCGAAGGACCCGCGCGACGCCGGGCTCGTCACCGAGCTGGCCTACGGCACCACGCGCCGCCAGCTCGCGCTGGACTACGCCATCACCCGCTTCGCCGACCGCAAGCTGGACGCGCTGGAGGACAAGGTGCTCGCCGCGCTGCGCGTGGGCGCCTATCAAATCTTCCACACCCGCATCCCCGCGCGCGCCGCCGTGGCGGAGACGGTGCAGGCGCTGAAGGAGGTGGGGCTCTCCCGCGCCACCGGCTTCACCAACGCCATCCTCCGCAAGCTGGCGGAGCTGCCCGGGCCGCCGCTGCCTCCGGCGTCCAACACCCTGGAGCACCTGTCCGTCCGCGAGAGCCACCCGAAGTGGCTGGTGGAGCGGTGGATTCGCCAGTTCGGCCCCGAGCGCGCCGAGGCCATGCTGGTGGCCAACAACCTGTCCCCGGCGGTGGTGGTGCGCGCCAACACCGCGAAGGTGACGCGCGACGCGCTGCTCACCCAGCTCCAGGAAGCCGGCGTGGAGGCCAAGGCCACCACCGTGTCGCCATTGGGCATCATCCTGCCGCCCGTGGGCCGGGTGGAGGACGTGTACGGCTATTCAGAAGGGCTGTGGCAGGTGCAAGACGAGGCCGCGCAGCTCGTCGGCGTGTATGGCGCCATTCCGGAGACGGCGCGCGTGCTGGACGCGTGCGCCGCCCCGGGCGGCAAGGCCTGCCACCTGGCGCAGGAGCACGAGGAGGTGGTGGCGGTGGACCTCCACGCCAACAAGCTCCGCAAGATCGAGGCAGAGGCGAAGCGCCTGGGCCTCTCCGGGCGGCTGAAGGCGTACGCGCACGACGCCTCGGAGCCCTTCCCCGAAGCGTGGGGCGAGTTCCACGCCGTCCTCGTGGACGCGCCGTGCTCCGGGCTGGGCACGCTGCGCCGCCACCCGGAGCTGCGCTACCGCCGCAAGGAGGAGGACCTCTCCCGGCTGGCGACGCTGCAGCGGCGGATTCTGGAGAACTGCCAGGAGGCGGTGCCCGGCGGCGGGCTGCTGGTGTACGCGGTGTGCACCGTGGAGGCGCAGGAGGCGCAGGACCAGGTGGAGATGTTCCTGCGCAGCCACCCCGAGTGGACGGCGGAGCCCCCCGTGCTGCAGGGGCTCAAGCTCCCGCTCACCCAGGCGTACCTGCGCACGCTGCCGGGGCCGGAGGGCTTCGACGGGTTCTTCGCCGCGAGGCTTCGAAAGCTCTACTGA